In Phreatobacter oligotrophus, the following are encoded in one genomic region:
- a CDS encoding enolase C-terminal domain-like protein — protein sequence MTIDRMQVRLTRWPLKMTRKHGVGDVADTLPGVVISLHTREGLIGWGEAAPWSVFSGTAEAAVAALDVYLRPLVIGRTAADRQRIMAEADRALVGHPEAKMALDMALHDLAGQQAGLPVAELLGGVVRDSIPLSVSIANPDFDADLDFARARLAEGVRLFKVKTGFSTHAEDMSRLERLAAILPADASLRIDYNQGLAAVDAIRTLRDVEAFRPAFIEQPVARDRRDAMVEITRAIDTPILADESVFSPEEAVDCARARYADAISIKLMKAGSFAKGKAIAAIASAAGMPCYGGTMYEAGIALTAGIHFAASTPAMTLGAEYYTSAFVLGTEILETPVRLADGASWLPTGPGLGIAVDEAALTSATVEARG from the coding sequence ATGACCATCGATCGCATGCAGGTGCGGCTGACGCGCTGGCCGCTGAAGATGACGCGCAAGCATGGGGTCGGCGACGTCGCCGACACGCTGCCGGGCGTCGTCATCTCGCTCCACACCCGCGAAGGCCTCATCGGCTGGGGCGAGGCCGCGCCCTGGTCGGTCTTCTCCGGCACAGCCGAGGCGGCCGTCGCCGCCCTCGACGTCTATCTGCGGCCACTCGTCATTGGTCGCACCGCCGCCGACCGGCAGCGGATCATGGCGGAAGCCGACCGCGCGCTGGTCGGCCACCCCGAGGCCAAGATGGCCCTCGACATGGCGCTGCATGACCTCGCCGGCCAGCAGGCCGGGTTGCCTGTCGCCGAACTCCTCGGCGGCGTCGTCCGTGACAGCATTCCGCTGTCGGTCTCCATCGCCAATCCGGACTTCGATGCCGACCTCGATTTCGCCCGCGCCCGTCTCGCCGAGGGCGTCAGGCTCTTCAAGGTGAAGACCGGCTTCTCGACCCATGCGGAGGACATGAGCCGCCTCGAACGGCTTGCCGCCATCCTGCCCGCCGATGCGTCGCTGCGCATCGACTACAACCAGGGCCTGGCGGCGGTGGATGCCATCCGCACCCTGCGCGATGTCGAGGCCTTCCGCCCCGCCTTCATCGAGCAACCGGTGGCCCGCGACCGCCGCGACGCCATGGTGGAGATCACCCGCGCCATCGACACGCCCATCCTCGCCGACGAGAGCGTCTTCTCGCCGGAGGAGGCGGTGGACTGCGCCCGCGCCCGCTATGCCGACGCCATCTCGATCAAGCTGATGAAGGCCGGCTCCTTCGCCAAGGGGAAGGCCATCGCCGCCATTGCGAGCGCCGCCGGCATGCCCTGCTACGGCGGCACCATGTACGAGGCCGGCATCGCGCTGACCGCCGGCATCCATTTCGCCGCCTCGACGCCGGCCATGACGCTCGGCGCGGAGTACTACACCTCGGCCTTCGTGCTGGGGACGGAGATCCTGGAGACCCCCGTGCGCCTCGCCGACGGCGCCTCCTGGCTGCCGACAGGGCCTGGCCTCGGCATCGCCGTGGACGAGGCGGCGCTGACCAGCGCGACCGTGGAGGCGCGGGGCTAG